From Homalodisca vitripennis isolate AUS2020 chromosome 1, UT_GWSS_2.1, whole genome shotgun sequence, the proteins below share one genomic window:
- the LOC124352809 gene encoding LOW QUALITY PROTEIN: ferrochelatase, mitochondrial-like (The sequence of the model RefSeq protein was modified relative to this genomic sequence to represent the inferred CDS: deleted 1 base in 1 codon), whose protein sequence is MHSTGGNILRHFVRQFSVSSSKSANPKTAILMLNMGGPQNTDQVHDYLLRIMTDRDMIQLPVQGTLGPYIAKRRTPEVQKKYAEIGGGSPIFKWTNLQGELMCQKLDQVSPQTAPHKHYVAFRYVDPLTDQTLDQIQKEGAERVVVFSQYPQYSCATTGSSLNAIFTYFKNKSRPKNVKWSVIDRWPVHPLLAKTFADRILTELKQFLLKKQKDVVILFSAHSLPLKAVNRGDPYPGEVGATVQLVMQELGHCNPYSLVWQSKVGPLPWLEPYTDDAIKSYVKQGKKNFILVPIAFVNEHIETLHEMDIEYCNDLGKELCVENMRRAAAPNDHPLFISALTDIVATHLKGDRGVSPKFLIRCPHCSSARCHESKKFFAELCA, encoded by the exons atgcattcCACTG GAGGAAACATTCTACGGCATTTTGTTCGACAATTTTCTGTATCTTCCTCCAAGTCAGCTAATCCAAAAACAGCAATTCTCATGTTAAACATGGGAGGCCCTCAGAACACAGACCAAGTGCATGACTATCTCTTAAGAATTATGACTGATCGAGACATGATCCAACTTCCAGTTCAAGG AACTCTTGGGCCATACATAGCAAAACGAAGGACACCTGAAGTGCAAAAGAAGTATGCCGAGATTGGTGGAGGGTCTCCAATTTTTAAATGGACAAATTTACAG GGAGAGTTGATGTGTCAGAAACTGGACCAGGTTTCACCTCAGACTGCACCTCATAAACATTATGTGGCCTTCAGATACGTGGATCCTCTCACAGACCAGACACTGGACCAGATACAGAA AGAAGGAGCAGAACGAGTTGTAGTATTCTCTCAATACCCTCAGTACAGTTGTGCCACTACAGGTTCAAGCCTGAATGCTATCTTTACATACTTCAAGAATAA aTCTCGACCAAAGAACGTTAAATGGAGTGTAATTGACAGATGGCCTGTACATCCTCTATTAGCAAAAACGTTTGCTGATCGTATTCTGACCGAGCTAAAACAG TTCCTGCTGAAAAAACAGAAGGATGTTGTCATTTTGTTCTCAGCTCATTCTCTACCACTGAAG GCTGTCAACAGAGGGGACCCATACCCAGGGGAGGTAGGAGCTACTGTACAGTTGGTGATGCAGGAGTTGGGTCACTGTAACCCCTATTCCTTAGTATGGCAGTCCAAAGTTGGCCCATTGCCATGGCTCGAGCCGTACACTGATGATGCCATAAAAA GTTACGTGAAGCAAGGAAAGAAGAATTTTATACTTGTGCCAATTGCTTTTGTAAACGAACATATTGAAACACTTCATGAAATGGACATTGAGTACTGCAATGATCTTGGAAAAGAG CTGTGTGTAGAGAACATGAGAAGAGCTGCGGCCCCCAACGACCACCCTCTCTTCATTTCTGCATTGACAGACATCGTCGCCACACATCTGAAGGGTGATCGAGGAGTCAGCCCAAAGTTTCTGATCAGGTGTCCTCACTGCTCCAGTGCCCGATGCCATGAATCCAAAAAGTTCTTTGCTGAACTGTGTGCCTGA